The DNA region TGCCGAGTTCATGGCGCGCTACCTCGTGCCCTATGCGCCGGACAACAACGCGCAGGCCACCATCTCCGTCGACCCCTGGTTCTGCGCGCGCCGGAGCGAGTTCGTGACGAAGAACGGCCAGCGCGTGCCGAACAACACCATGGAGGTGCAGCTCCTCCCGACGTGGGAAATCCTCTACAACCACTACGGGGTGCGCAAGGGCCGCTCCATGCCCTCGACGGCGGCGCTCCTCCCGAGGGTGCGCGCGGGCGGACAGGCCACGGACCTGCAGATGTCCTGGGAGTCGCTCACCCACGCGGGCGTGGGCTCCGTGGGGCTGCCGTAGCCAGGAGGGGGCGCGGGACGGCTTGAGGTCTCCATCTGGCTGGCCTCGCGAAAGGTGGCCTGCGTCGGCGCGGACAACTGGCTACTCCCCCTGCGCCTGGGCCCCGGACAGCAGCGTGCGCTCGTCGCGGAAGAGCTCGAACAGATGGTCTCCCACCGCCTTGACCCGGGGTGCCCGTGCCGCGTCGCGGCGCATCAATATCCAGACCTCGCGCTCGGGCGGAAGCGGGCCGAACGGGACCCGCACGAGGCCAGGGTAGCTCGCGGCCAGGAAACAGGGCAGCAGCACGATGCCGTATCCGGCCTGCGCGGCCGCCGCTTGAGCCTGGAGGCTGTTGCTTCGGAAGACGAACCGGTGGCTGGGAAAGGCGGGAATCCGGCGCGGCACCGGGAACTGGCTGGCGAGCCACACCGGCCAGGGGTCAGGCCATCCTTCGCTGCTGGCGGGCCCACGTCTCGAAGCTCATGGGCGAGAGACCGTAGGAGCGGGCGATCTCGGGCCGTGCCAGCACCGGGGCGACGTTCATGTACGTCAGGCCCCGCGCCACGCCGGGATGCAGGCCGGCGGCGACGGCCTCCTCGACCGTGCCCGACTGCACGACGTACTCCTTGCCGTCGAGGCGCGAGAGGATCTCGGCGATCCGAGGAATCGTGAGCAGGTCGCCAGCGAGCTGCAGCGTCACACCTTTGAACCTGGTGGGGTCGTTGATCGCCGCCGCGGCTGCCTTGCCGATGTCCTCCGGGGCGATGAGCCCGATGGGCCGATCGGTCCTGATCACCGTGACCAGCCGCCGCCCGTCGGCGAAGCAGGCGGGATCGAGCATGGGTTGGTCCATGAAGGTGGCGGGCAGGATGATGGTCCAGCCGTCGAAGCCGGCGTTGCGCACGAGCTCGCAGGTCGCGAGCTTGTTCTCCCAGTAGTCCTCGTGGGACTTCCAGAGACCCTCGGCCCAGCCCTCGACGTTACGGTGGTCGCCGACGCCCGACGTCGCGGTGTGCACGAACGTGCCGACGCCTTCGGCCAACGCGGCCTCGACGAGGTTTTTCCCCTGCTCGCGCTCCTTGCTGTAGTCCACGCCGGTCGCGGAGACGATGGGCGACTGCATCGAGAACACCGCCCGTGCCCCGGCGCAGGCGGCGCGCAGCGACCGCGGATCGTCGAGATCCCCGACGACCACCTCGGCGCCGGCCGCCGCGAGGGCCTTCGCGTTCGGCGCGTCCGGGCTGCGCACCATCACCCGCACGGATGTGCTGCCTTCGGCCAGCAGAGCCCGGGCGGTGGCGCCGCCCTGTCGCCCTGTGGCGGCGGTTACGAGAACGGGAGCGCTGCTGTTCATGCGGATCTCCTGTAAGTGGGGTGCCCCACCGTTTAGACTTCGGTGGCAAGATATGGAGGACCACCCCGTTTGTCGAGAAGAGGAGCGCCGTGGATCGTGTGAAGACGTTGCGAGCGGACGGCCGACGCAACCGGGAGCGGATCCTCGCCGCCGCCGCGGAGCTGGTCGGCAGGGAAGGCGCGCAGGCGTCGCTCGAGGAGATCGCGCGGCGGGCGGGGGTAGGTTCCGCGACCCTGCACCGGCACTTCCCGTCGCGGCGGGCGCTGTTGGAGGCGGTATTCCGCGCCGGTGTCGCGCAGCTCTGTGAGCGGGCAGCCGCGCAGCCGGGCGAGGACCCCAGCGCTGAGCTGGCCGCATGGCTCGAGGAGCTGACGGTTTACACCGCGACCCATCGCGGGCTTGCCGCTGCGCTGCTGGCCGGCCCGGATGGCCTCTCACCAGAAGAGATCTGCTGCACCGGCATGCTGCTCGACGTGTTGAAGGTTCTGGTGACACGCGCCTCGTCTGTGGGCGCGCTTCACGCCGACGCCACCGCGGAGGATCTGATACTCCTGGCGAACGCGATCGCCGTCGCCACCGAAGACGATCCGACCACCGCGAGCCGGTTGCTGCGCCTCGCGCTCACCGGCATACGGTCTGAAAACCGGAACGGTACCCCTTCTCGGCCGGGTCGGGCTCGGGCGCCGACGAAGAAGTAGGCCGAGCACTGCCGCGAGAGGTGGAGGCCGAGGCCCGTGCGCAGGGCAGGCCTGTCATGGGAGCGCGAGCGGTGCAAGAGCAGCACGCAGCCGTTCGGACGCGAGCTCCAGGAAGGCCACCGCCGCCACGCGTGGCTGGCCAACGCCTCCGGGTTCTTCGGCACGCCCGCGCGCTTCAAATACGCCGGGCTCGCGCAGATGACCGAGCGCACATGGCCAACGAGGCGGGCCCGCAGCGCCGAGTCGGGGAGCGATCCAATCCTCACTCCCAGGTCGATGCCCTCCTCGGCCAGCGAGACCACGCGATCGAGCAGCGTGAGCCGCAAGTGAGCCTGCCCCGGTTTTGTGGACACACCTCATAAGTCGGCTACACGGGAGGTAGTGTTCATGGAGCGAAGAGGCGGAGTTTTACCCCGGAGTTCAGGGCCGATGCGGTCCGGTTGGTGCGCGTGGGCGGCAAGAGCCTGCCCCAGGTGGCCAAGGACCTGGACCTGACCGAGTCGGCTCCGCGCAACTGGGTGCGCGAGGCCGAGGGTGGCAAGGGCAAGTGCGCCGTCCCGGCCAGACGCCCAGCACGATTGACGGGCGCACCGCTTGTTTCCTCTACTCCTCGGGACGCAGCGTCCAACCCGAGCGGCTTGCTGGGAGAGAGGTGTGGCTTGCCCACGTGTCTTGTTGGTTCGCGCCCGGCGGGTGTGCAGCGGTTTCCTCGAGGCATCGCGCTCGTGCTGGCGTTTCTGCTGTTGGTGGCGCTCGTCGGGTGTGGCACCGCCTCCCGGGCCGTGCGCCTGGACACGGGTGACGGCGATGCCTTCGTCGTCACTCCACGTGGCGGCGAGTCGCCCGTGCAACTGCGCACGGGCGAGTTCAAGGAGTCACTGGCCGAGCTGGCGCGGGATGTACGGCCTGCCGCAAATCCCCTGCTACACGCCCGGCGGCTGATGTTCGACTCCTTCTGGCACGAGGAGGTCTACCTGAAGTGGACGGGGCAGCGCCTGTACCTGGATTCCGAGGCGGAAGCGACGCAGTCCGTCCCCCAGGTGTGTCTTGAAATGACGCGCGCCTACCGGCTCTGGTGCGAGCGCCAGGGCCGCTCCAGAGACTGCCTCTCGCTGCTGAAGGAAGAGCTCGTGTTCGGCGCGGAGGGCCGGTACGCCCTGGCCCTGGAGTTCGCCCTCGGCTCGGTGTGGAACGAGACAATGGACGCCTTGAAGGACATGGCCAGTCCAGAGGCAGTACGAGCCACCCTCGTGTCCGCTATGGCCATATACATGATGCTCTGGGTATTGCCCGAGCCGGTGAGCAAGGGCGTGGCGGCCAGCTTGACGGTCGGCCTCATCGCCTACTTGGGTGTGGACACCGTCTGGAGCCTCATCCAGGGCTGGAGTCTGCTGGTGTTGGAAGCGGATCGGGCTACCACCTTCACTGAGCTGCGTGAGGCGGGTGAGCGGTTTGGCCGGGTGCTTGGGAAGAACTCCGCGCGCGTCTTCGTCCTGCTGACGACGGCGGCGATTGGGAACACGGCGGGACTGGCGGTGAAGGGACCGGGATTGCCCGGTGCCGTGAGGGCCACGGCCCTGGCGGAGTCCCAGGCGGGCCTGCAGTGGGCCGCGGTGGGCGAGGTGGGCTCCGTGGCCCTGTCCGCCGAGGGGACCTTCACCATCGCTCTTGCCCCCGGTGCGGTGGCCATGTCGGCTCGCCCCGAAGGCGTAAGCTTCCCCACGGGAAGTACGCTCGAGCCTGGACCACATGCCTCGGAGTCGATCCCCGCCAGAGGGCCCGGGCGTGATTTCACGGCGGCGGAGCGCGAGGCCGTGAATGAAATCGGCAGGAAACACGGGTGCCACACGTGTGGCACCAGGAATCCTGGTACGAAGAGCGGCGATTTCATCCCGGATCATCAACCGCCCAGCCAACTGGCTCCGGGCCAGCCCCAACGACTCTTTCCCCACTGCAAGGCATGCAGCCTCAAGCAGGGAGGCGAGGTCAACGCGGAGCTGCGACGAAAGTGATGGGTGAACCCATGCCGTGGATTTCCTCTGCCGGAGGACCCCTGGTGCTCCTCCCCAAGGTCTTGCTGCCGCACTGGCGGGGAACGTACGGGGTGCCTTCCGACTATGAGCGGGCCTGTGGCGTCGAGGGCTACGTGGGAGTCATCGAAAAGGCCGGGGGCGAGATGCTCGTGCTGGGCGACGAACCTCTCCAGACCGCGGTCTCCGCTCTGGACGGAAGGCCTTGCCTGGTGAGGTGGGTCTACGCGCCCTCGCCCGGTGTCGCGGAATCCACCGTGGCGGCGATGGTACCTGCCCAGCTTCGAGGTCCACTGGAGTCCGTTGCCATCCGACTGGAGGGCTCCCCTCTGGTCCTCATGGATGCCGGTGCCCCTGGCGAGCATCCCGGCGACACCCTCGAGCTGGAGTTGGAGCCCGGCGCCTATCGTGTCCACGTGTACGAGTTCGCTCCTGCCCGGGACATGAAGTTCCTCGTATATGAGTTCGAGCCGCATACGGGCTGGTGAGGTGAGCCCCCAACGCGACGGGGTTTCTTCCTCACCCGTTCCCGGGTTGCTGACCTGACGAGTCCTGTGGGAAGGGTCTACTTCACGGGATCGTCTTCTCCAGGTCCGCGACGGTGAAGCTGTTGTTGAAGAGCGCGTGGATGGGGCGCTCGCCGCGCATGTCCGCGCGGACGCTGAAGAGCTGCTGGATGAAGAACGCGTAGACCGTGTTCTCACGCCGGGTCGTGTCCTGGCTGAGGCTGGACGAGGCGCTGGCGCCGAGTGTCTTCACGTCGATTTTGGCCGGAGTTTCCAGGAAAACGGCTCTCAACCGCGCTGGAGCGCTCTCGCCGGAAGCCTCCGGAGGCGACTTCGATTCCCGCCGCCTCCACATTCAGAAGCCCAGCAATCTCACCGGGTTGCTGGGCTTTTTCTTTGCGAGGATGCCGATGCGCTCGTCTCGGCCGCGCAGCCGCTCGCTTCTAGCGCAGCGCCGCGAGGGCCGCGCCGACCTTCGCCACCGTCACCGACACGGGCGTCGTCACCTCCGGGGCGAAGATGGCCAC from Archangium lipolyticum includes:
- a CDS encoding immunity 21 family protein, encoding MPWISSAGGPLVLLPKVLLPHWRGTYGVPSDYERACGVEGYVGVIEKAGGEMLVLGDEPLQTAVSALDGRPCLVRWVYAPSPGVAESTVAAMVPAQLRGPLESVAIRLEGSPLVLMDAGAPGEHPGDTLELELEPGAYRVHVYEFAPARDMKFLVYEFEPHTGW
- a CDS encoding substrate-binding domain-containing protein → MWLASQFPVPRRIPAFPSHRFVFRSNSLQAQAAAAQAGYGIVLLPCFLAASYPGLVRVPFGPLPPEREVWILMRRDAARAPRVKAVGDHLFELFRDERTLLSGAQAQGE
- a CDS encoding TetR/AcrR family transcriptional regulator yields the protein MDRVKTLRADGRRNRERILAAAAELVGREGAQASLEEIARRAGVGSATLHRHFPSRRALLEAVFRAGVAQLCERAAAQPGEDPSAELAAWLEELTVYTATHRGLAAALLAGPDGLSPEEICCTGMLLDVLKVLVTRASSVGALHADATAEDLILLANAIAVATEDDPTTASRLLRLALTGIRSENRNGTPSRPGRARAPTKK
- a CDS encoding NmrA family NAD(P)-binding protein, which gives rise to MNSSAPVLVTAATGRQGGATARALLAEGSTSVRVMVRSPDAPNAKALAAAGAEVVVGDLDDPRSLRAACAGARAVFSMQSPIVSATGVDYSKEREQGKNLVEAALAEGVGTFVHTATSGVGDHRNVEGWAEGLWKSHEDYWENKLATCELVRNAGFDGWTIILPATFMDQPMLDPACFADGRRLVTVIRTDRPIGLIAPEDIGKAAAAAINDPTRFKGVTLQLAGDLLTIPRIAEILSRLDGKEYVVQSGTVEEAVAAGLHPGVARGLTYMNVAPVLARPEIARSYGLSPMSFETWARQQRRMA
- the sitA5 gene encoding SitA5 family polymorphic toxin; its protein translation is MALVGCGTASRAVRLDTGDGDAFVVTPRGGESPVQLRTGEFKESLAELARDVRPAANPLLHARRLMFDSFWHEEVYLKWTGQRLYLDSEAEATQSVPQVCLEMTRAYRLWCERQGRSRDCLSLLKEELVFGAEGRYALALEFALGSVWNETMDALKDMASPEAVRATLVSAMAIYMMLWVLPEPVSKGVAASLTVGLIAYLGVDTVWSLIQGWSLLVLEADRATTFTELREAGERFGRVLGKNSARVFVLLTTAAIGNTAGLAVKGPGLPGAVRATALAESQAGLQWAAVGEVGSVALSAEGTFTIALAPGAVAMSARPEGVSFPTGSTLEPGPHASESIPARGPGRDFTAAEREAVNEIGRKHGCHTCGTRNPGTKSGDFIPDHQPPSQLAPGQPQRLFPHCKACSLKQGGEVNAELRRK